One window of the Nitrospinaceae bacterium genome contains the following:
- a CDS encoding alanine--glyoxylate aminotransferase family protein has translation MRKYHLLAPGPTPVPPEVLEAMARPLMHHRTKDFEALFEEVRAGLSWLYQDEGDVITLAASGSGGMEATVANLLSPGDKALIVEGGKFGERWVEICAAYGIETDVLSVEWGRSVNVDEIEARLKAGGHQALFVQASETSTGSKHDVQKIAETVRRVSPDTLIGVDAITALGVYDIQPAGWDIDAVITGSQKALMLPPGLAFVWLSERAWAAAEVSKSPRYYFDLRIERKSQAKNTTAWTPAISLVAGLKVAFDMMQKEGLENIFGRHARLAEGTRAAFLALGLEIFPKDLLSESVSAVSVPEGIDGKAVPNLMQGEQGITIAGGQGHLSGKIFRIGHMGYVDESDVLTAIGGLEMVLAGLGHRLTKGAGLAAAQEVFSK, from the coding sequence ATGCGCAAGTATCATCTTCTAGCCCCAGGTCCCACACCCGTTCCACCCGAAGTTCTTGAGGCGATGGCGCGGCCCCTAATGCACCATCGTACGAAAGACTTTGAAGCACTCTTTGAGGAAGTCCGAGCCGGACTATCCTGGCTCTATCAGGACGAGGGTGATGTCATCACGCTGGCGGCCTCGGGCTCGGGCGGGATGGAGGCCACGGTGGCGAACCTGCTATCTCCGGGCGATAAAGCGCTTATCGTCGAGGGAGGAAAATTCGGAGAAAGGTGGGTGGAGATCTGTGCCGCCTATGGCATCGAGACGGATGTCCTCTCCGTTGAATGGGGTCGTTCGGTTAATGTTGATGAGATCGAGGCGCGTCTTAAGGCGGGTGGTCATCAAGCCCTTTTCGTCCAGGCAAGCGAAACTTCAACCGGTTCCAAACACGATGTACAAAAAATTGCCGAAACGGTTCGCCGCGTTTCCCCTGACACGCTCATCGGCGTTGATGCCATTACGGCGCTTGGTGTCTACGATATTCAGCCTGCCGGGTGGGATATTGATGCCGTTATCACGGGAAGCCAGAAGGCGCTCATGCTTCCCCCGGGGTTGGCCTTTGTCTGGCTGAGCGAGCGTGCATGGGCCGCCGCCGAGGTGTCGAAAAGTCCGAGATATTATTTTGACCTTCGTATCGAGCGCAAAAGTCAGGCGAAGAACACGACAGCCTGGACACCAGCCATCTCACTAGTCGCGGGCCTCAAGGTGGCATTTGATATGATGCAAAAAGAGGGGCTTGAAAATATTTTCGGCCGCCATGCACGGTTGGCTGAGGGTACGCGCGCCGCGTTTTTGGCGCTGGGCCTAGAGATATTTCCCAAGGACCTGCTGAGTGAGTCGGTCTCGGCCGTCAGCGTTCCAGAGGGAATTGACGGAAAAGCGGTTCCCAACCTGATGCAAGGCGAGCAGGGCATCACCATAGCAGGCGGGCAGGGTCACTTGAGCGGGAAAATTTTCCGAATTGGTCATATGGGATACGTGGACGAATCGGATGTGTTAACAGCGATTGGTGGATTGGAAATGGTGCTGGCCGGCCTGGGCCATCGATTAACGAAGGGCGCAGGTCTGGCCGCCGCGCAAGAGGTGTTTAGTAAATGA
- a CDS encoding phosphoglycerate dehydrogenase has product MSENVRVLISEPLSPRAEEILARAEGFEVINKPGLPREELLELVTECDALLVRSATKVDEEVLGAGGRLKVVARAGIGVDNVDLATASLKGILVINAPDGNIITTAEHTIAMMFSLARKIPSAVHSVRGGLWERSKFVGSELYSKVLGVVGLGRVGSTVARLATGLEMNVIAYDPFISGEAAEKRGVKPVSLDELLEQSDYVTLHVPKTPETAGLIGAAEIAKMRRGGRIINCARGGLLDEAAAAEALDSGQLAGVALDVYEVEPPGEESLLVGRDNVVCTPHLGASTEEAQENVAISVAEGVVAYLATGTVKNAVNLPSLSTEDLERVSPYMDLTERLGRFLGQLAEGGPKSLEVTYCGPLDSPMELLSASALKGLLSEFISGAHINLVNGPVLAKERGIEIIATTRSEMPVYTNLIELKLITDAGERSVAGAFVHEGEPRIVRIDQFSVDTVPEGYMLVFTNDDQPGMIGAIGTLLGEHKINIAGMQLGRTRKNDKAVAILAVDNLIPDEVMEKVRALPSINTANLVCL; this is encoded by the coding sequence ATGAGCGAAAATGTTCGGGTGTTGATTTCAGAGCCCCTCTCGCCCAGGGCCGAGGAAATTCTTGCTAGGGCGGAAGGTTTTGAGGTGATAAACAAGCCGGGGCTCCCTCGGGAAGAGTTACTTGAACTCGTGACCGAGTGCGATGCGCTCTTAGTGCGTAGCGCCACGAAAGTTGACGAGGAAGTACTTGGCGCAGGTGGGCGGCTCAAAGTGGTTGCCCGGGCAGGCATCGGTGTCGATAATGTTGATCTGGCCACTGCCAGCCTCAAGGGCATTCTCGTCATCAATGCCCCCGACGGCAATATCATCACCACTGCCGAGCACACCATTGCCATGATGTTCTCTCTGGCCCGAAAGATTCCCTCGGCGGTTCACTCCGTGAGAGGTGGTCTTTGGGAGAGAAGTAAATTTGTTGGCAGCGAGCTTTACTCGAAAGTGCTTGGCGTGGTCGGGCTCGGACGTGTTGGCTCCACCGTGGCCCGTCTGGCTACAGGCCTCGAAATGAACGTTATTGCCTATGACCCTTTTATATCAGGTGAGGCGGCCGAGAAGAGGGGTGTTAAACCGGTTTCGCTGGATGAGCTTCTGGAGCAATCGGACTATGTCACCCTCCATGTGCCCAAGACACCGGAGACGGCGGGGCTCATTGGGGCAGCGGAGATTGCCAAAATGAGACGAGGTGGGCGCATCATCAATTGCGCAAGGGGCGGGCTTCTCGATGAGGCCGCAGCAGCCGAGGCACTCGATAGCGGGCAACTGGCTGGCGTGGCGCTCGACGTATACGAGGTTGAACCACCGGGCGAGGAGAGTTTGCTGGTCGGACGAGACAATGTCGTGTGTACGCCGCATCTTGGCGCCTCAACTGAGGAGGCGCAGGAAAATGTTGCTATTAGTGTAGCCGAGGGCGTGGTGGCATACCTGGCAACGGGCACCGTCAAGAATGCGGTGAATTTACCCTCATTGAGCACGGAGGATCTTGAAAGGGTCAGCCCGTATATGGACCTGACCGAGCGACTGGGAAGATTCTTGGGTCAACTCGCCGAGGGTGGCCCTAAGTCCCTTGAAGTAACCTACTGTGGTCCACTGGATAGCCCGATGGAACTTCTCTCTGCGTCTGCCCTCAAGGGGTTGTTGAGCGAATTTATTAGTGGTGCCCATATTAACCTTGTGAACGGGCCAGTGTTGGCCAAGGAAAGAGGCATTGAGATAATTGCGACGACCCGCTCCGAGATGCCGGTTTATACGAATTTGATTGAACTCAAACTCATCACGGATGCAGGGGAGCGCTCAGTGGCGGGAGCATTTGTTCATGAAGGCGAGCCGCGTATCGTGCGCATCGATCAGTTTAGTGTGGATACGGTTCCCGAGGGCTATATGCTTGTTTTCACGAACGACGACCAGCCGGGTATGATCGGTGCGATTGGCACATTGTTGGGAGAGCACAAGATCAACATTGCCGGAATGCAGCTTGGCCGCACCCGGAAAAATGACAAAGCCGTGGCGATTCTCGCCGTGGACAACCTCATTCCCGACGAAGTGATGGAAAAGGTACGGGCGCTTCCGAGCATCAATACGGCGAATCTCGTCTGCTTGTAG
- the hisZ gene encoding ATP phosphoribosyltransferase regulatory subunit yields the protein MDSGKTTKALPKGSKVFLPDQAEKKRRVESRLLEVFARWGFRQIVTPAFDVFTSGNGGQIRDSQTFRLVDMDTGGLLALRSDVTPQIAQLAGGMLSEHPRPLRLSYVTNVFRHAHVGGLLQREFWQAGVELIGLVSLEADVEMIAIAMECLEQNGVENVQMSLSHSAFIRGLLDAMKLEEGPRKDVLDAVSRRDASGLEGLVGKFASKGSDARVLLDLPEFFGGKKILDRALGKVKNPLSRRAVEELMQVENMLELYGLADQVIFDLSDFRGFDYYTGVLFEGFVEGSGYPVCGGGRYDSLLGRYGTDALGTGIAIDVDQLLQVVPNGEPEGLGGDFLVIDFTKDKRVGIQVARELRAAGWRVARDIIRRGLPDSLEYARRAGVSRCIVVEREGSRKGSFRVMDPSGDEMANVKVNELKAWVEGLER from the coding sequence ATGGACTCAGGAAAAACTACAAAAGCGTTGCCGAAGGGCTCGAAGGTGTTTTTGCCCGATCAGGCCGAGAAAAAAAGGCGGGTTGAATCGCGACTTCTTGAGGTGTTCGCAAGGTGGGGTTTTCGCCAAATTGTGACGCCGGCGTTTGATGTTTTCACGTCCGGCAACGGTGGGCAGATTAGAGATTCGCAGACGTTTCGGCTGGTGGATATGGACACGGGCGGATTGTTAGCGCTTCGCTCGGATGTGACGCCGCAAATTGCTCAACTCGCGGGCGGGATGCTTTCTGAGCACCCTCGCCCACTTCGCCTGAGCTATGTGACGAACGTTTTTCGCCATGCCCATGTGGGGGGGCTCCTTCAAAGGGAGTTCTGGCAGGCCGGGGTGGAGTTGATTGGCCTGGTATCGCTTGAGGCCGATGTGGAGATGATTGCCATCGCAATGGAGTGCCTTGAGCAAAACGGGGTGGAAAATGTACAGATGTCGCTCAGTCACTCGGCGTTTATTCGTGGTCTCCTGGACGCGATGAAGCTTGAGGAAGGCCCCAGGAAGGATGTTCTTGATGCGGTTTCACGTCGTGACGCATCGGGGCTTGAAGGGTTGGTTGGAAAATTTGCCTCAAAAGGAAGCGATGCTCGTGTTTTGTTGGATCTGCCGGAGTTTTTCGGGGGGAAGAAAATTCTCGACCGCGCACTTGGTAAAGTGAAGAATCCCCTTTCGCGGCGGGCAGTAGAAGAACTCATGCAGGTTGAGAACATGCTTGAGTTATACGGACTGGCGGATCAGGTAATCTTCGATCTAAGCGATTTTCGGGGTTTCGATTATTATACCGGTGTTTTATTTGAAGGGTTTGTCGAGGGCTCAGGTTATCCTGTTTGTGGCGGCGGTCGCTATGACAGTTTACTTGGGCGCTACGGGACAGATGCTCTGGGCACCGGTATTGCAATTGATGTCGATCAACTTCTTCAGGTTGTTCCGAATGGTGAGCCGGAAGGGTTGGGCGGAGATTTCCTAGTAATAGATTTCACGAAGGACAAGCGTGTCGGTATACAGGTGGCGAGGGAACTCAGAGCTGCCGGTTGGCGGGTTGCCAGAGATATTATCCGTCGCGGTCTTCCTGATTCGCTTGAGTATGCACGCCGCGCAGGGGTTTCTAGGTGTATCGTTGTTGAGCGAGAGGGGAGCAGAAAAGGTAGTTTCCGGGTGATGGATCCCTCGGGCGATGAGATGGCTAATGTTAAAGTGAATGAACTTAAAGCCTGGGTTGAGGGCTTGGAGCGATAA
- a CDS encoding adenylosuccinate synthase, translated as MKMSVLSVIGGQWGDEGKGKVVDLLAQKADVVARYQGGANAGHTVIAEGKQFILHLIPTGILHSHVHCIIGSGVVVDPVALVEEITLLREGGIDVGDNLVIGKRAHMIMPYHKVVDSHMEELLGVNRIGTTGRGIGPAYSDKAARLGIRVCDLYDEKVLAERVRVSLSIKKRLLDGISLTDEESQALEESHIMDVCGQVREVLAPHVRNTDSEILEAITSNKRILLEGAQGILLDLDMGTYPYVTSSNTGVGGALSGLGMPIGKVGAVVAVMKAYVTRVGQGPFPTELHGDEGERLRAEGGEYGATTGRPRRCGWFDVVAARHAIHVTGTDALIVTKLDVLDRLDTIRVCVGYEMDGERITTFPAEASILERCTPIYEDFPGWKAPTAGTQSRGDLPSLAQDYLNHLERLTERPIWMISTGPKREDTIEVQNPFSAIEEDRVRT; from the coding sequence ATAAAGATGAGTGTTCTATCGGTAATTGGTGGTCAGTGGGGCGATGAGGGCAAGGGCAAGGTGGTGGATTTGCTTGCTCAAAAGGCGGATGTGGTAGCTCGCTATCAAGGCGGGGCTAACGCAGGCCACACCGTCATCGCCGAGGGCAAGCAGTTTATTCTTCATCTAATTCCCACAGGGATTCTTCATTCCCATGTCCATTGCATCATCGGCTCGGGTGTGGTGGTTGATCCTGTCGCTTTGGTTGAGGAGATTACGCTGCTTCGCGAGGGCGGTATAGATGTGGGTGATAATCTGGTCATCGGCAAGCGGGCGCATATGATCATGCCCTATCACAAGGTTGTCGATTCACACATGGAAGAGCTTTTGGGTGTGAACCGAATCGGCACGACCGGCAGAGGGATAGGGCCTGCCTATTCAGACAAGGCGGCGCGCTTGGGGATTCGGGTTTGCGATCTCTACGATGAAAAAGTCCTTGCCGAGCGTGTCCGGGTGAGTCTGTCCATAAAAAAACGTCTTCTCGACGGCATTTCGCTCACCGACGAGGAGAGCCAGGCCCTTGAAGAATCGCACATCATGGATGTTTGCGGGCAGGTGCGGGAGGTTCTGGCGCCCCATGTGCGCAATACGGATTCAGAAATCCTCGAGGCCATTACGAGCAATAAGCGAATTCTTCTTGAAGGCGCTCAGGGAATTTTACTCGACCTGGACATGGGCACTTATCCCTACGTGACGTCGAGCAACACGGGTGTCGGTGGCGCTCTGAGCGGGCTCGGGATGCCGATTGGAAAAGTAGGCGCGGTTGTCGCTGTCATGAAAGCGTACGTAACACGTGTAGGGCAGGGGCCATTTCCCACCGAACTTCATGGAGATGAAGGTGAGCGGCTTCGCGCCGAGGGTGGTGAGTACGGGGCCACGACGGGTCGGCCTAGAAGATGTGGGTGGTTCGATGTCGTGGCGGCGCGCCACGCGATTCATGTGACGGGCACGGATGCGCTCATCGTGACGAAACTCGATGTGCTCGATCGGCTCGATACCATTCGCGTTTGCGTGGGCTATGAGATGGACGGGGAGCGAATCACCACCTTCCCGGCTGAGGCGAGCATCCTCGAGCGCTGCACACCGATTTATGAAGATTTCCCAGGCTGGAAAGCGCCGACGGCGGGCACGCAGAGCCGGGGCGATTTACCTTCTTTGGCGCAGGATTATCTGAATCATCTTGAGCGTTTAACTGAAAGGCCGATCTGGATGATTTCGACGGGACCGAAGCGCGAGGATACTATTGAGGTGCAAAACCCATTTTCCGCCATTGAAGAGGACAGGGTTCGAACTTGA
- a CDS encoding cytochrome c biogenesis protein CcdA yields the protein MPGDSVSFGLAFMAGMLSFVSPCVLPLFPSYISYLTGLSYEEIKDGGETRGVRQLILINSLFFILGFSAVFVALGASISYLGNLLFSYQDGIRIGGGIFITMFGLYIGDRALDFRLQLALKKLPPALAAAVAVVLLLAGLLGILKESPTLGGVLMALGLYAAAAVFFPALSQEKRITLNSKPAGWAGSFVVGVTFAAGWTPCVGPILGSILLYAGTKETTGQGITLLAAYSAGLGVPFLLSGLGVSYFFNFYQSFKKYFRAVELGSSVMLLAVGILIISNYLSVLSAYLIFWTGYTGV from the coding sequence ATGCCAGGCGATAGTGTATCTTTTGGATTGGCGTTCATGGCGGGGATGTTGAGTTTCGTCTCTCCTTGTGTTTTACCACTCTTTCCAAGCTATATTTCCTACCTCACGGGACTCTCCTACGAAGAGATTAAAGACGGCGGGGAGACGCGTGGCGTCCGGCAATTGATTCTCATCAATTCACTTTTCTTTATTCTCGGCTTCTCTGCCGTATTCGTCGCCCTGGGTGCGAGCATTTCCTATTTGGGGAATTTGCTGTTCTCCTACCAGGATGGCATCCGGATCGGCGGCGGGATTTTCATCACCATGTTCGGCCTCTATATCGGAGACCGCGCCCTGGATTTTAGACTTCAGTTGGCGTTGAAAAAATTACCCCCCGCCCTTGCAGCGGCAGTGGCGGTTGTGCTGCTCCTGGCAGGCTTGTTAGGAATCCTCAAAGAGTCGCCAACGCTTGGTGGCGTGTTGATGGCCCTTGGCCTTTATGCGGCGGCGGCGGTGTTCTTTCCGGCGCTATCGCAAGAAAAGCGAATTACCCTCAACAGCAAGCCTGCAGGATGGGCGGGTAGTTTCGTGGTCGGTGTAACCTTCGCGGCGGGCTGGACACCTTGTGTGGGGCCGATCCTGGGGAGCATTCTTCTGTACGCCGGAACCAAAGAGACAACGGGCCAGGGCATTACTCTTCTGGCGGCCTATTCGGCTGGCCTGGGCGTGCCATTTCTTCTCAGTGGCCTTGGGGTGAGCTATTTCTTCAACTTCTACCAGTCTTTCAAAAAGTATTTCCGGGCCGTGGAACTTGGGAGTAGCGTCATGCTCTTGGCGGTAGGAATTCTAATTATATCGAACTACCTGAGTGTTCTTTCCGCATATCTGATTTTCTGGACTGGCTATACCGGAGTCTAG
- a CDS encoding acylphosphatase, whose product MTMHEDKERLHLIIRGRVQGVFYRASTQTHAESLNLVGWVSNRPDGAVELVAEGPSPALENLERWCGNGPPMACVSEIKAQRSVASGEFSSFDVR is encoded by the coding sequence ATGACAATGCATGAGGACAAGGAGCGCCTTCATCTCATCATTCGGGGACGTGTGCAGGGGGTCTTCTATCGTGCCAGCACACAGACGCATGCCGAGAGTCTCAATTTAGTGGGGTGGGTTTCGAACCGCCCGGACGGCGCTGTTGAATTGGTAGCGGAAGGTCCCTCGCCAGCACTAGAGAATTTGGAAAGATGGTGCGGAAATGGGCCACCCATGGCCTGCGTCTCTGAAATTAAAGCGCAACGAAGTGTGGCCTCGGGCGAGTTTTCCTCGTTCGATGTGAGATAA
- the pyrF gene encoding orotidine-5'-phosphate decarboxylase: MSAPNPRGTLAPEERIICALDLPTLDEALGLVDSLDGSVSWFKIGMELFTSEGPRAVEAVLVRGAGIFLDLKYHDIPATAERAVEVAGALGVSLLTVHASGGPAMLEACARGRDRCQSPPVVLAVTVLTSLDAAALSAIGMERAVEEQVLRAGGLAREAGIDGLVASPREVASLRRELGGDILIVTPGVRLASGGHDDHARAETPQTAVRDGADLLVIGRPIRDAEDPKGAAHVFAQAIGQGLNER; encoded by the coding sequence TTGAGCGCCCCCAACCCGCGCGGAACACTTGCCCCGGAGGAGCGCATTATCTGTGCGTTGGATTTGCCCACTCTCGATGAGGCGCTGGGCCTTGTCGATTCGCTTGATGGAAGCGTCAGCTGGTTCAAAATCGGGATGGAGCTTTTCACGAGCGAGGGGCCGCGAGCAGTCGAGGCCGTTCTGGTGCGCGGGGCTGGAATTTTTCTGGATTTAAAATATCACGATATTCCGGCCACGGCCGAGAGGGCAGTTGAGGTTGCGGGGGCTTTAGGCGTCTCGCTCTTGACCGTCCACGCCTCGGGCGGCCCGGCGATGCTCGAAGCATGCGCAAGGGGACGGGATAGGTGTCAGAGCCCGCCTGTAGTGCTCGCGGTAACGGTATTGACGAGTCTGGACGCAGCGGCACTCTCGGCCATCGGGATGGAGCGCGCCGTCGAGGAACAAGTGCTCCGGGCTGGAGGATTGGCCCGGGAAGCCGGGATCGACGGCCTTGTCGCCTCTCCGCGCGAGGTTGCGTCCCTTCGCCGGGAGTTGGGAGGGGACATCCTAATCGTGACGCCCGGTGTTCGTCTTGCCTCAGGAGGCCACGACGATCATGCGCGAGCCGAAACACCCCAGACTGCCGTTCGCGACGGCGCCGATCTCCTCGTCATCGGCAGGCCCATCCGGGACGCAGAGGACCCGAAGGGAGCCGCTCATGTATTTGCCCAGGCCATTGGTCAAGGGCTGAACGAGCGATAA
- the tatC gene encoding twin-arginine translocase subunit TatC: MSDEVSMPLTGHLTELRYRILIILGTIFGIFLVAYFFSAELLTLIQRPIAGQNLIFLSPTEAFFAHLKVSIYAAIFIGLPVSLLHIWKFCAPGLISREKKYAIVFVVCSSLLFMIGALFCYFLILPYGLSFLMGFATETIQAQIAIGFYISFVFKLILVFGIVFEVPLVIIILVQAGIVTPTTLTSNRSYIYVGSFVLSAALTPPDVITQILMAFPLIILFEISIAASKVIFRRKKEKAEKGYDWDDDDEDEEEEEED, from the coding sequence GTGAGCGATGAAGTCTCCATGCCCCTAACGGGGCACCTGACCGAGCTGCGCTATCGTATTCTCATCATCCTGGGAACCATCTTCGGGATATTCCTCGTCGCTTATTTCTTCTCGGCCGAATTACTCACCTTGATTCAACGACCCATCGCCGGGCAAAATCTTATTTTCCTCTCCCCGACCGAAGCGTTTTTCGCACACCTTAAAGTCTCGATATACGCCGCCATATTCATAGGGCTACCAGTCTCACTTCTTCATATATGGAAATTCTGCGCGCCCGGGCTAATTTCCCGTGAAAAAAAATATGCCATCGTTTTCGTTGTCTGCTCATCGCTTCTATTCATGATTGGCGCTTTATTCTGCTATTTTTTAATCCTCCCCTACGGCCTGTCGTTTCTCATGGGATTTGCCACCGAGACCATCCAGGCCCAGATTGCCATCGGATTCTATATCTCTTTTGTTTTCAAACTTATACTGGTATTTGGCATTGTGTTCGAGGTGCCCCTCGTAATTATAATCCTGGTTCAAGCTGGCATAGTCACGCCTACCACTCTGACCTCGAACCGCAGCTACATCTATGTCGGCTCGTTCGTACTCTCGGCGGCCCTTACGCCCCCTGATGTCATCACTCAGATACTAATGGCCTTCCCGCTCATCATATTATTCGAGATCAGTATCGCTGCTTCAAAAGTAATTTTCCGCCGCAAGAAGGAGAAGGCGGAAAAAGGGTACGACTGGGATGATGATGACGAGGATGAAGAAGAGGAGGAGGAAGATTGA
- a CDS encoding twin-arginine translocase TatA/TatE family subunit, with protein MFGSIGIPELLIIFVVALVVIGPKRMPEIAKTLGKALRDFKRATSDFQDTINLETDYDLEPTETEKSVTKKEEEKDSNRIDPGPRPETTDSPEPQKDSEGPGDAPTGERTKST; from the coding sequence TTGTTTGGAAGCATAGGCATCCCAGAACTCCTTATCATCTTCGTCGTCGCGCTTGTCGTGATCGGGCCAAAACGCATGCCCGAAATCGCCAAAACCCTAGGAAAGGCCCTGCGCGATTTTAAACGTGCGACCTCCGATTTTCAGGACACGATCAATCTCGAGACCGACTACGACCTGGAACCAACCGAAACCGAAAAATCAGTTACAAAAAAGGAAGAAGAAAAAGACTCGAACCGCATCGATCCGGGCCCCCGGCCTGAGACAACCGATTCTCCCGAACCCCAAAAAGACTCTGAGGGACCAGGCGACGCTCCAACCGGCGAGAGGACAAAGTCGACGTGA